A part of Streptococcus porcinus genomic DNA contains:
- a CDS encoding DNA polymerase, with the protein MPIKELSIDIETYCEIDLRKSGVYRYAEDESFELLLFAVSVDNGPVTVYDLDLTKEKLPQDILETLVDNSVIKWAFNASFERICLSNWLKKYHPDLLLDGFLSPVSWRCSMIWSAYLGLPLSLEGVGTVLKLKDQKMREGADLIRYFCLPCKPTKVNGGRIRNFPHHASNKWSTFIDYNRRDVEVELAIKERVKNFPVPSFVWNEYHQDQIINDHGIGIDVDFVKAALKIDGESKAKIQAELKALTGLENPNSVLQMISWLREHGVATDSLDKNAVKELLKTVDETTAQVLKLRQQAAKSSVSKYQAMMNCVCKDGRARGMFQFFGANRTGRWAGRLVQLQNLPQNHLPDLKEARDLFRTGDLESTELLYDTQDTLSQLIRTAFVPSKGKKFIVCDFSAIEARVLSHLAGERWRSKVFEQGKDIYCMSASQMFGVPVEKHGQNSELRQKGKIAELACGYGGSVGALKAMGALDMGLSKEELQPLVNSWRLANPNIVLYWWDVDNAVKTAVKELIPTSTHGIQFEVKSGILFITLPSGRKLAYIKPRIGDNQFGGESVTYEGSGTAKRWERLESYGPKFVENIVQAISRDILAFSMKQLKDFRIVGHVHDEIIIECDQSQNLEQIATLMGKAPYWMPDINLRADGYECFFYQKD; encoded by the coding sequence ATGCCGATAAAAGAACTCAGCATTGACATCGAAACATATTGTGAAATTGACTTACGAAAATCTGGTGTCTATCGCTATGCGGAAGATGAAAGCTTTGAACTCCTTTTGTTTGCGGTATCTGTCGATAATGGACCAGTGACTGTTTACGACTTAGACTTAACTAAGGAGAAATTACCACAAGATATCCTTGAGACCTTGGTAGACAATAGTGTCATCAAATGGGCTTTCAATGCTTCATTTGAGCGAATTTGTCTATCCAATTGGCTCAAGAAATATCATCCTGATTTATTATTAGATGGATTTTTATCTCCAGTTTCATGGAGATGTAGCATGATTTGGTCCGCCTATTTAGGACTCCCCCTCTCCCTTGAAGGAGTTGGAACAGTTCTCAAACTCAAAGACCAAAAGATGAGAGAGGGTGCTGACCTTATTCGCTACTTCTGCTTGCCTTGTAAGCCAACCAAAGTCAATGGGGGACGAATTCGTAACTTTCCTCATCACGCATCTAACAAGTGGTCTACATTTATCGACTACAACAGACGTGATGTTGAGGTCGAATTGGCCATCAAGGAACGGGTGAAAAACTTCCCAGTACCTAGCTTTGTTTGGAATGAGTACCACCAGGATCAGATTATCAACGACCACGGTATTGGCATAGATGTTGATTTTGTAAAAGCTGCTTTAAAAATAGACGGAGAGAGCAAAGCCAAAATTCAAGCAGAGTTAAAAGCATTAACGGGTCTTGAAAATCCCAACTCTGTTCTGCAGATGATTAGTTGGTTGCGAGAACATGGAGTAGCAACAGATTCTCTAGACAAAAATGCTGTGAAAGAACTTCTCAAAACGGTTGATGAAACAACTGCTCAAGTTCTCAAACTTCGTCAGCAAGCTGCCAAATCAAGTGTCTCCAAATACCAGGCTATGATGAACTGTGTTTGTAAAGACGGTCGAGCAAGAGGAATGTTTCAATTTTTCGGGGCTAACCGTACAGGTCGTTGGGCTGGTCGCTTGGTACAACTTCAGAATTTACCACAGAACCATCTTCCTGACCTAAAGGAAGCTAGAGATCTTTTCAGAACAGGTGACTTAGAATCTACTGAGCTACTCTACGACACACAAGATACCTTATCTCAACTTATCCGAACAGCCTTTGTCCCTAGTAAAGGAAAGAAATTCATCGTTTGCGACTTTTCAGCTATCGAAGCTCGTGTACTCTCCCACCTGGCAGGAGAGAGATGGCGCAGTAAAGTATTTGAACAAGGGAAAGACATCTACTGTATGTCCGCTTCTCAGATGTTTGGAGTACCAGTTGAAAAACATGGACAAAATTCTGAACTCAGGCAAAAAGGAAAAATTGCAGAGCTTGCTTGTGGCTATGGTGGTTCAGTCGGTGCATTGAAAGCCATGGGAGCACTTGATATGGGACTATCAAAGGAAGAACTCCAACCACTAGTGAACTCATGGCGACTAGCTAATCCGAATATCGTTCTCTATTGGTGGGATGTCGATAATGCTGTAAAGACTGCTGTAAAGGAACTAATTCCAACATCTACTCACGGTATTCAATTTGAAGTGAAAAGTGGCATTTTATTCATCACCCTACCATCTGGTCGCAAGCTAGCGTATATCAAACCAAGAATTGGCGATAACCAGTTCGGCGGAGAGTCCGTCACTTACGAAGGATCTGGAACTGCCAAACGTTGGGAGAGACTAGAAAGTTATGGTCCAAAATTTGTGGAGAACATTGTCCAAGCTATCAGTAGAGACATACTTGCATTCTCTATGAAGCAACTAAAAGACTTCAGAATTGTAGGACATGTGCATGATGAAATCATCATTGAGTGTGACCAGAGCCAAAATCTTGAGCAAATCGCAACTTTGATGGGAAAAGCACCATACTGGATGCCTGATATTAACCTCAGAGCTGATGGATACGAGTGTTTCTTCTATCAAAAAGACTGA
- a CDS encoding DUF2815 family protein: MITKVITGPNTRFSYLNANEPKSINGSTPKYSASLIIPKEDTATINKIKAAIEQAYKEGESKLKGNGKSVPALSTLKTPLRDGDLERPDDEAYKNAYFVNANSPHKPGVVDGNRQEIIDTSELYSGIYGRASITFYAFNSNGNKGIACGLNNLQKLRDGEPLGGRTRAEDDFATEDDDDFLN, translated from the coding sequence ATGATAACTAAAGTAATAACAGGACCAAACACTCGCTTCAGCTACTTAAATGCCAACGAGCCAAAATCTATAAATGGTAGCACTCCCAAGTACAGTGCCTCACTCATCATTCCAAAAGAGGATACTGCCACCATTAACAAGATCAAAGCAGCCATTGAGCAAGCATATAAAGAAGGTGAGTCAAAACTCAAAGGCAATGGCAAATCAGTACCTGCATTATCTACTCTGAAAACTCCACTTCGTGATGGTGACCTTGAACGCCCTGATGATGAAGCTTACAAAAATGCTTACTTTGTAAATGCCAACTCGCCACACAAACCTGGTGTGGTTGACGGAAATCGTCAAGAAATCATTGATACTTCAGAATTGTACTCTGGTATCTACGGTCGTGCTTCCATTACCTTTTATGCTTTCAATTCAAATGGTAACAAAGGTATTGCTTGCGGTTTGAATAACTTGCAAAAATTGCGTGATGGCGAGCCCCTCGGTGGTCGCACTCGTGCTGAAGATGATTTTGCGACAGAAGACGATGATGACTTTTTGAACTAG
- a CDS encoding DUF2800 domain-containing protein, with amino-acid sequence MTNHAILSASASHRWLNCPPSARLTEDLPDTTSDFALEGTDAHELCAYLVEKALGRNARDPTEDLTFYNDEMQECAEEYRNYVMEQVEKARGYSRDPTVLIEQRLDFSKWVPEGFGTGDCIIVADGLLQVIDYKHGLGVLVDADRNPQMMCYALGALEMFDGLYDFDKVTMTIFQPRKHNISTFEMEKTELLEWAENELAPKAELAFKGEGEMQSGNHCQFCKLKNVCRKRAEDNLALAKMEFADPASLDNEDIAEILPKVNLLISWANDIKTYALNQATDGHPIPGYKLVEGRSVRKFSDESAVSQAVIEAGYDPYEKKLLTITAMTKLLGKKTFNDLLGGLIIKPSGKPTLVPIDDSRQEMNLAKNEFKEE; translated from the coding sequence ATGACTAACCACGCCATTCTATCTGCTTCTGCATCACATCGTTGGTTGAATTGCCCACCATCTGCTCGTCTCACCGAAGATCTGCCAGACACAACATCTGATTTTGCTCTCGAAGGCACTGATGCTCACGAGTTGTGTGCTTATCTAGTCGAGAAAGCCTTGGGTAGGAATGCGCGTGATCCAACTGAAGATTTAACATTCTACAACGATGAGATGCAGGAATGTGCAGAAGAATATCGCAACTATGTCATGGAACAAGTTGAGAAAGCTAGAGGTTACTCCCGTGACCCTACAGTTCTTATAGAACAACGACTGGATTTTTCTAAGTGGGTACCTGAAGGCTTTGGAACTGGAGATTGCATCATCGTGGCAGACGGACTCCTTCAGGTTATTGACTATAAACACGGACTTGGGGTTCTAGTTGATGCAGACCGCAACCCTCAAATGATGTGTTATGCACTTGGAGCACTTGAGATGTTTGATGGACTTTATGATTTCGATAAAGTTACCATGACAATCTTTCAACCACGAAAACATAACATTTCTACCTTTGAGATGGAAAAGACTGAGCTGCTTGAATGGGCAGAAAACGAACTCGCTCCAAAAGCTGAACTTGCATTCAAAGGGGAAGGGGAAATGCAGTCTGGTAATCACTGCCAATTCTGTAAACTCAAGAATGTCTGTCGCAAACGTGCTGAGGATAATTTGGCACTAGCCAAGATGGAGTTTGCGGATCCAGCTTCCCTTGATAACGAGGACATTGCAGAGATTTTACCTAAAGTAAACCTGTTGATTTCATGGGCAAACGACATCAAAACTTATGCTTTAAATCAAGCAACAGATGGACATCCTATCCCAGGATACAAACTGGTTGAAGGTCGCTCTGTTCGTAAATTCTCAGATGAGTCAGCCGTTAGTCAAGCAGTGATTGAAGCAGGCTATGACCCTTATGAGAAGAAACTGCTCACTATCACTGCCATGACTAAGTTACTTGGCAAGAAAACTTTTAATGACCTGCTTGGTGGTCTTATCATAAAACCAAGTGGAAAACCAACACTCGTTCCTATTGACGATAGCCGTCAAGAGATGAACCTAGCAAAAAATGAATTTAAAGAGGAATAA
- a CDS encoding phage/plasmid primase, P4 family, whose amino-acid sequence MQFTLSHSGQTGVQTTTVYPNQVTITDEISLQTVAQFDHVAGLFLNNARSNTNFIKSDVLVMDIDNDHSENPDEWITVERLKEIFADYNFALVTSRSHMQAKAGKAPRPKYHIYFQINEVTDKAIYVALKEELCNQYKFFDDHAKDAARFFFGNPQAEVVWHDSWLTIDEDLFQAVSIEDEEDFDADFYTPPNGPIQQGSRNSTMSVFAAKILKRLGVTQEARDGFDEQAQKCVPPLDKAELDTIWGSAVRFYNRTIKTSKGYVAPDAFNRETLKPDDYSDVGEAGVLAREYANRLAYTNATDYLYYDGTHWRENKQLALGAVVHFTDEQLAEANALLESADKQLQSSGIDELTIKAGGKRLENAVETPLQLKYLKAYLAAKEFHKFVMKHRDYKNLMAVYNTAKPMLSVELSELDSDDLLLNTPEATYDLRKGINGQQEHNPEDYITKITAVSPSDQGMGLWQETLATFFCNDQELIDYVQEIIGMAAIGKVYQEHMIIAYGGGANGKSTFWNTIARVLGSYSGKLSADALTMSNKRNVSPELAELKGKRLVIASEMAEGMRLNTAVVKQITSTDEIQAEKKYKDPFHFVPSHTLVLYTNHLPKVGANDDGTWRRLVVIPFNAKITGRSDIKNFADYLYDNAAPAIMSWIIEGAEKAIKANFKTKVPTAVSASVKAYREANDWLGHFLSDCCQVGDQLTEKSGELYSQYRAYCAKNMEYTRSTTDFYSALDQAGFKRKRTSKGNLILGLKLVDDGYDFID is encoded by the coding sequence ATGCAATTTACCTTATCTCATTCTGGACAGACTGGGGTTCAGACAACCACGGTCTATCCCAATCAAGTAACTATTACAGATGAAATATCGCTACAAACTGTTGCGCAATTCGACCATGTGGCGGGGCTGTTTTTAAACAATGCACGCTCAAATACCAATTTCATCAAGTCGGACGTCTTGGTCATGGATATTGATAATGACCATTCTGAAAATCCAGATGAGTGGATAACTGTAGAGCGATTAAAAGAAATCTTTGCGGATTATAACTTCGCTTTGGTGACGAGCCGTAGTCACATGCAAGCTAAGGCAGGAAAAGCTCCAAGACCAAAATATCATATTTACTTCCAAATCAATGAGGTAACTGATAAAGCCATCTATGTAGCACTGAAGGAAGAACTCTGTAATCAATACAAGTTTTTTGATGATCATGCCAAGGATGCGGCACGATTCTTCTTTGGAAATCCGCAAGCAGAGGTAGTTTGGCATGATTCATGGCTGACTATTGATGAAGATTTGTTTCAGGCTGTTTCTATTGAAGACGAGGAAGATTTCGATGCAGATTTCTATACGCCACCAAATGGTCCAATCCAGCAAGGCAGTCGTAACTCTACCATGTCAGTCTTTGCAGCAAAAATTCTAAAACGTTTAGGTGTAACGCAAGAAGCAAGGGATGGCTTTGATGAGCAGGCTCAGAAATGTGTACCGCCGCTTGATAAAGCAGAGTTAGATACCATTTGGGGAAGTGCTGTGCGATTCTACAATAGAACTATAAAAACATCTAAAGGCTACGTGGCTCCCGATGCTTTCAATAGAGAAACATTAAAACCAGATGATTACTCTGATGTTGGGGAAGCGGGAGTTCTTGCAAGAGAGTATGCGAACAGGCTCGCTTATACCAACGCAACAGACTATCTTTACTATGACGGAACTCACTGGCGTGAGAATAAGCAGTTGGCATTAGGTGCAGTTGTACACTTTACCGATGAACAACTTGCTGAAGCAAATGCACTCTTGGAATCTGCAGATAAGCAACTTCAGTCTTCAGGTATTGATGAGTTGACCATTAAGGCTGGAGGAAAGCGTCTAGAAAATGCAGTCGAAACTCCACTTCAATTGAAATATTTAAAAGCCTATCTAGCAGCTAAAGAGTTCCATAAATTTGTTATGAAACATCGTGACTATAAGAATTTGATGGCTGTCTATAATACAGCTAAACCAATGCTTTCAGTAGAATTGTCAGAATTAGATAGTGATGACTTATTACTCAATACCCCAGAGGCTACTTATGATTTACGAAAAGGAATAAATGGGCAACAAGAACACAATCCTGAAGATTATATAACAAAAATAACCGCAGTCTCCCCTAGTGATCAGGGAATGGGATTGTGGCAGGAAACTTTAGCTACCTTTTTTTGTAATGACCAAGAATTAATTGATTATGTTCAAGAAATTATTGGTATGGCAGCTATCGGTAAGGTCTATCAGGAACACATGATTATTGCCTATGGAGGCGGAGCGAACGGCAAGTCTACTTTTTGGAATACCATTGCTCGTGTGCTAGGTAGCTATTCAGGTAAATTATCTGCGGATGCCTTAACTATGTCAAACAAGCGAAATGTCAGTCCTGAGCTTGCTGAGCTTAAAGGGAAACGTCTGGTCATTGCTTCTGAAATGGCAGAAGGGATGCGACTCAACACAGCAGTTGTTAAGCAGATTACCTCAACAGATGAAATCCAAGCTGAGAAGAAATACAAGGATCCCTTCCACTTTGTGCCGTCTCATACGCTTGTTCTTTACACCAACCACCTGCCTAAAGTAGGTGCGAACGATGATGGAACGTGGCGACGTTTGGTTGTTATCCCGTTTAACGCCAAAATCACTGGTCGCTCTGACATCAAAAACTTTGCGGATTATCTGTACGACAATGCAGCACCAGCCATCATGTCTTGGATTATAGAAGGTGCAGAAAAAGCCATCAAAGCGAACTTCAAAACAAAAGTACCAACTGCCGTATCAGCTTCCGTCAAAGCCTATCGTGAGGCCAATGATTGGTTAGGACACTTCCTTAGTGACTGTTGTCAAGTTGGTGATCAGTTGACAGAAAAATCAGGAGAGCTCTATAGTCAGTATCGTGCCTATTGCGCCAAAAACATGGAGTACACACGTAGTACGACTGATTTTTATTCTGCTCTTGATCAGGCAGGTTTTAAACGAAAACGGACTAGTAAAGGTAATCTCATTCTTGGTTTGAAATTGGTCGATGATGGCTATGATTTCATAGATTAA
- a CDS encoding VRR-NUC domain-containing protein encodes MREKYVEQALVKSVKARGGICPKWVSPSFSGVPDRLVFLPKGKFGLVEVKAPDQKPRKLQVSRHKLFERLGFKVYVIDRIEMIGEVLDEIDIT; translated from the coding sequence ATGAGAGAAAAGTATGTTGAGCAAGCCTTGGTGAAGTCTGTGAAAGCCAGAGGAGGCATTTGTCCTAAATGGGTATCGCCATCTTTTTCTGGTGTTCCAGATCGTTTGGTGTTTTTACCCAAAGGCAAATTTGGCTTGGTGGAAGTGAAGGCTCCTGACCAAAAGCCAAGGAAGTTACAAGTGTCAAGGCATAAACTGTTCGAGCGATTAGGCTTTAAGGTCTATGTCATTGACCGCATTGAGATGATTGGAGAAGTGCTAGATGAAATTGACATTACATAA
- a CDS encoding DEAD/DEAH box helicase — protein MKLTLHNYQVVAKDFIMGHPHAAVILDMGMGKTATTLSAVNELMFDRFEVTKVLVIAPLRVANTVWSDEIEQWSELRHLRYSKIVGTPKQRMVALQKDADIYIVNRENLPWLVELCSPYFKWDMVVIDELSSFKSWQSKRFKAFMAMRPYMKRIVGLTGTPSSNGLMDLFAEFKVIDGGERLGRFIGEFRSRYFEEGRRNGNIVYEYIPMDYAECQIQDKISDITISMKALDYLDMPELISTKKLVHMSDKEKEKYSQFKKEYVLSELDGLEVTAANAASLTNKLVQLSNGAVYSDDHTVVSLHEQKLDALEDILESANGEPVLVAYWFKHDLARIMSRLEKLKVKSRVLKTEEDIREWNKGNVPVGLLHPAGAGHGLNLQKGGHHLVWFGLTWSLELYQQTNARLWRQGQESETVVIQHIVTEGTIDEEILKALENKDAQQERLIEAVKAQVGGADG, from the coding sequence ATGAAATTGACATTACATAACTATCAGGTAGTCGCCAAGGACTTCATCATGGGTCACCCTCATGCAGCAGTCATCCTAGACATGGGGATGGGAAAGACGGCAACAACCTTGTCTGCAGTGAATGAATTGATGTTTGACCGATTTGAAGTCACAAAGGTTTTGGTTATTGCCCCACTTCGAGTCGCAAATACAGTATGGAGTGATGAGATTGAGCAATGGTCTGAGTTGCGTCACTTACGGTATTCGAAAATAGTTGGTACTCCCAAGCAACGAATGGTAGCTCTTCAGAAAGATGCGGATATCTATATCGTCAATCGTGAAAACCTCCCTTGGTTGGTAGAACTATGCAGTCCCTATTTCAAGTGGGATATGGTAGTAATTGATGAATTAAGTTCTTTCAAGTCATGGCAGTCCAAGCGTTTCAAAGCTTTCATGGCTATGCGTCCTTACATGAAACGTATTGTTGGGTTGACTGGAACACCAAGTTCAAACGGACTAATGGACTTGTTCGCAGAGTTCAAGGTCATTGATGGTGGGGAACGTCTTGGTCGATTCATTGGTGAGTTTCGTAGTCGCTACTTTGAAGAAGGTCGTCGCAATGGCAATATTGTCTATGAATACATCCCCATGGACTATGCGGAGTGTCAAATTCAAGACAAGATTAGTGATATTACCATTTCTATGAAGGCACTAGATTATCTGGATATGCCTGAATTGATTTCAACTAAGAAACTGGTGCATATGTCAGATAAGGAAAAAGAAAAGTACAGTCAGTTTAAGAAAGAGTATGTATTGTCAGAGTTAGATGGACTAGAAGTAACTGCCGCCAATGCTGCAAGCCTTACGAACAAGTTAGTTCAGTTATCTAATGGTGCTGTATATTCTGATGATCATACAGTCGTGTCACTTCATGAACAGAAACTAGATGCCCTTGAAGATATCCTCGAATCCGCAAATGGAGAACCTGTCTTAGTTGCCTATTGGTTTAAACATGACTTGGCTCGGATTATGAGTCGTTTAGAAAAACTCAAGGTAAAGAGTCGGGTGTTGAAAACAGAAGAGGATATTCGTGAATGGAACAAGGGCAATGTACCAGTTGGCTTACTTCATCCAGCTGGAGCAGGTCATGGGTTGAATCTTCAAAAAGGCGGTCACCACTTGGTCTGGTTTGGTTTAACGTGGTCATTGGAACTATACCAACAAACCAATGCTCGTCTGTGGCGACAGGGGCAAGAGTCTGAGACAGTTGTTATCCAACACATTGTGACTGAAGGAACGATTGATGAGGAAATCCTCAAGGCGCTAGAAAACAAAGATGCACAACAAGAACGGCTGATTGAAGCTGTTAAAGCACAAGTAGGAGGGGCAGATGGATAA
- a CDS encoding DUF6900 domain-containing protein, which translates to MTKRQQEKLDAIFTRIAQEELQVETLEQRWSDNLDFYDIPVWGIKKALERAYEEGRNSVK; encoded by the coding sequence ATGACAAAACGCCAACAAGAAAAACTGGATGCGATTTTTACAAGGATTGCTCAAGAGGAATTACAAGTTGAAACCTTGGAACAACGCTGGAGCGATAACCTTGATTTCTACGACATTCCAGTTTGGGGAATTAAAAAAGCACTCGAACGAGCCTACGAAGAAGGCAGAAATTCAGTAAAATAA
- the metK gene encoding methionine adenosyltransferase, translating to MIFTSEQVSSGHPDKLCDQISDAILTECLKRDKDSRVAVETLIKDNHVVVAGEVSTKHFFNLEGIVKKVLEPYGMTDIMVTNLLGLQSKDIAQGVDNGGAGDQGLMFGYAVDETPEYLPLPYVLATRVLEKLMSLGHPLLGKDAKAQVSYDYEKKRIDTFLVSIQHTETADLAKVKRIVTEAMMSVVLRYRQNLDFKVLVNPTGRFVLGGSFADAGVTGRKIVADTYGGFAHHGGGAFSGKDPSKVDRSGAYMARKIAKDIVREGYAKRCEVQLAYAIGVAEPVSVYVETFGTSRYTAKQLEGMIRERYDLTPRGIIKELHLLNVDYTETTCFGHFTKDYLPWEK from the coding sequence ATGATTTTTACCAGTGAACAAGTTTCAAGCGGACACCCAGACAAGCTCTGTGACCAAATCTCAGATGCTATTTTGACGGAATGCCTTAAGCGCGATAAAGATAGTCGAGTAGCTGTCGAAACACTTATCAAGGATAACCATGTGGTTGTGGCAGGAGAAGTCTCAACCAAGCATTTCTTTAACCTTGAAGGAATTGTCAAAAAGGTTCTTGAACCTTACGGTATGACGGACATCATGGTGACGAACCTACTAGGACTTCAAAGCAAAGATATTGCACAAGGTGTAGACAATGGGGGTGCAGGTGACCAGGGGTTGATGTTTGGTTATGCGGTAGATGAAACACCTGAGTACCTCCCACTGCCTTATGTCTTGGCAACTCGAGTACTTGAGAAACTGATGTCACTTGGTCATCCCTTACTTGGAAAGGATGCGAAAGCACAGGTGTCCTACGACTATGAGAAGAAACGGATTGATACCTTTTTAGTTTCCATCCAACATACCGAAACGGCCGACCTTGCCAAAGTGAAACGAATTGTGACTGAAGCTATGATGTCAGTAGTACTTCGTTACCGACAGAATCTAGATTTCAAAGTTCTAGTCAATCCAACTGGTCGCTTTGTACTTGGTGGTTCATTTGCGGATGCAGGAGTTACTGGTCGAAAAATTGTGGCAGATACATATGGTGGTTTCGCACATCATGGTGGCGGTGCTTTCTCTGGAAAAGACCCAAGCAAAGTGGACAGATCCGGTGCCTACATGGCACGAAAGATTGCTAAGGATATTGTTCGAGAAGGGTATGCGAAACGATGTGAAGTACAATTAGCCTATGCCATTGGAGTAGCAGAACCTGTGTCGGTGTATGTAGAAACATTTGGAACCAGTCGCTACACCGCAAAACAACTGGAAGGAATGATTCGTGAGCGGTATGATTTAACACCACGAGGTATCATTAAGGAACTTCATCTCTTGAATGTAGACTACACCGAGACAACTTGCTTTGGGCATTTCACGAAAGACTATCTTCCTTGGGAGAAATAG
- a CDS encoding HNH endonuclease — MPRRPSTPCKQNGCPNLVPYGHKYCDNHKANYQLDTKSTKAKGYNAQWNKARLRYLKVHPLCVQCKVKGRLTKAIVVDHITPHRGDQDLFWNQTNWQALCKSCHDRKTKTTDRYVEYSYRF; from the coding sequence ATGCCAAGAAGACCAAGCACACCTTGTAAACAAAATGGTTGTCCTAACCTAGTACCTTATGGTCACAAGTATTGTGACAACCATAAAGCAAACTACCAACTGGATACCAAGTCAACCAAAGCCAAAGGATACAATGCCCAGTGGAATAAAGCACGACTTCGTTACTTAAAAGTTCATCCACTCTGTGTTCAATGCAAAGTCAAAGGTCGATTGACCAAGGCAATAGTGGTTGACCATATCACACCCCACAGAGGTGACCAAGACCTCTTTTGGAATCAAACCAACTGGCAAGCACTTTGTAAGTCATGTCACGACCGCAAGACCAAGACAACTGACCGATATGTGGAGTATTCGTATCGATTTTAG
- a CDS encoding site-specific DNA-methyltransferase, with the protein MTTQPNMEIKELPLGDLKPASYNPRKKLKKGDKEYEKIKQSLLKFGYVDPIIVNKDLTVIGGHQRLTVLKDLKYETAKCVIVSLSKEDEKALNIALNKITGQWDDQLLADLLLDLQESDFNLDLTGFEPPEINDILSNVHDKALSEDDFDVEEELKKPTVARRGDIWQLGKHRVICGDSTKAQTYDQLLGDKKANLVVTDPPYNVDVEETAGKILNDNMSDGDFYQFLYDMFTQVESHMEADASIYVFHADTEGLNFRKAFKDAGFYLSGCCIWKKNSLVLGRSPYQWQHEPCLFGWRQKGRHQWFSDCKQTTIWEYDRPKSSKDHPTMKPIQLMAYPIQNSSMRGTLVLDPFLGSGSTLMAADQTGRICYGIELDEKFVDVIVKRYMEATGNSDVKVLRNSQTISYDEAKAQMEDDL; encoded by the coding sequence ATGACAACGCAACCTAACATGGAGATTAAGGAACTTCCTCTAGGTGACTTAAAACCAGCTTCTTATAACCCTCGAAAGAAATTGAAGAAGGGCGACAAAGAATACGAAAAGATTAAACAGAGCCTGCTCAAGTTTGGCTACGTTGACCCTATCATTGTCAACAAGGATTTGACGGTCATCGGTGGACATCAACGCTTGACGGTACTTAAAGACCTCAAGTATGAAACGGCCAAGTGCGTCATTGTTTCCCTTTCCAAGGAAGACGAAAAAGCACTGAACATTGCTCTCAATAAAATCACTGGTCAATGGGATGACCAGCTTCTAGCAGACTTGCTTTTGGACTTGCAAGAGTCTGACTTCAACCTTGACTTGACTGGTTTTGAACCACCAGAGATTAATGACATTCTCTCCAACGTCCACGACAAGGCCTTGTCTGAAGATGACTTTGACGTGGAAGAGGAGCTGAAGAAACCAACTGTCGCAAGACGTGGAGACATCTGGCAACTTGGAAAACACCGAGTGATTTGTGGTGATTCAACCAAGGCACAAACTTATGACCAGCTACTTGGTGATAAGAAAGCCAATCTTGTTGTGACGGACCCGCCATACAATGTGGATGTGGAAGAGACAGCTGGAAAAATCCTCAATGATAACATGTCTGACGGTGACTTCTATCAATTCCTCTACGACATGTTTACTCAAGTTGAAAGCCACATGGAAGCTGATGCTTCAATCTATGTTTTCCATGCGGACACGGAAGGGCTTAACTTCCGTAAGGCCTTTAAGGACGCTGGTTTCTATTTGAGCGGTTGTTGCATTTGGAAGAAGAACTCACTGGTTCTCGGACGTAGTCCCTACCAATGGCAACATGAACCCTGCCTCTTTGGTTGGCGACAAAAGGGGAGACACCAATGGTTCAGTGACTGTAAGCAGACAACTATATGGGAGTATGACCGACCTAAGTCTAGTAAAGACCACCCAACCATGAAGCCGATTCAGCTTATGGCATATCCTATCCAAAATTCATCCATGCGAGGAACATTAGTTCTTGACCCATTTCTTGGTTCAGGCTCAACCCTCATGGCAGCTGACCAAACTGGTCGAATCTGTTACGGCATTGAGCTAGATGAAAAGTTTGTGGATGTCATTGTTAAACGCTACATGGAGGCTACTGGTAATTCCGATGTGAAAGTCCTTCGAAATAGTCAGACCATATCTTATGACGAAGCTAAAGCACAGATGGAGGATGACCTATGA
- a CDS encoding competence regulator inhibitor paratox: MLDLNDFLKEVKSGRISKDSVRVARRNGVIIDYVLPQESVSENEVVEVMTLNDMVAEIFDLC, translated from the coding sequence ATGCTTGATTTGAATGATTTTTTGAAAGAGGTAAAGAGTGGACGTATCTCTAAAGATAGTGTCAGAGTTGCTCGTCGAAATGGTGTGATTATTGATTACGTTCTTCCTCAGGAATCGGTGAGTGAGAATGAGGTTGTTGAAGTAATGACTTTGAATGACATGGTAGCGGAGATTTTTGACCTCTGTTAG